The proteins below come from a single Glycine soja cultivar W05 unplaced genomic scaffold, ASM419377v2 tig00103951_1_pilon_653842_670486, whole genome shotgun sequence genomic window:
- the LOC114404453 gene encoding uncharacterized protein LOC114404453, with the protein MQMVDKGRGGGCRTFNRGRRRGLSLGAPITTNPSTSSIHVSTSESMIHVIAPTPNTLPTAQDQPNPTFVRESIPITPVRDASPSAPDDSLTLEYPSDPNCFNQHMSVLISYQISLLITEKFDEPAASWLKKEYRWHPQEERAIRAIFETKGSCILKSAMNKIRNGQDKGKWITDNVRAALDEHWGSTDFLNKSSTAKANRSIDRGALAYYGEPYLLQLTLKAEEGTSTQDSLYTATSVNDNEIYLNVVGAPNYKGNMYGLGTLSKQFSCSKSAPSTSIAPVEDQIKEMCETINKLNAELLAKANKEKTLEEKMLQLMENHDHQSQEMRQQMQEQNEQIRQQNEQL; encoded by the exons ATGCAGATGGTAGACAAAGGTAGAGGTGGTGGTTGTAGAACATTTAATCGTGGTAGAAGACGTGGTCTTAGTTTGGGAGCTCCAATTACCACCAACCCTTCCACCTCATCCATTCACGTATCAACCTCAGAGTCAATGATTCATGTCATTGCACCGACTCCAAACACACTTCCTACAGCTCAAGACCAACCAAATCCTACCTTTGTAAGGGAGTCAATTCCCATTACCCCTGTTAGAGATGCTTCACCTTCAGCACCAGATGATTCTCTTACACTTGAGTACCCATCAGATCCAAATT GTTTCAACCAACATATGAGTGTTCTAATATCATATCAAATATCATTACTCATTACGGAAAAATTTGATGAACCAGCTGCAAGTTGGTTGAAG AAAGAGTATAGGTGGCACCCACAAGAAGAGAGAGCCATTAGAGCTATTTTTGAGACAAAAGGTTCATGCATTTTGAAAAGTGCAATGAACAAGATCAGAAATGGTCAAGATAAAGGAAAGTGGATAACAGACAATGTTCGAGCAGCCTTGGATGAACATTGGGGTTCTACAGATTTCCTAAACAAGAGCTCTACTGCCAAGGCGAATCGATCTATTGATAGAGGAGCCTTAGCATACTATGGTGAACCATATCTACTGCAACTCACTTTGAAAGCTG AGGAAGGAACATCTACACAGGATTCCCTTTACACTGCTACTTCTGTTAATGATAATGAAATATATCTGAATGTTGTTGGAGCTCCAAATTACAAGGGGAACATGTATGGGCTAGGTACTTTGAGCAAACAGTTTAGTTGTTCAAAATCAGCTCCATCTACTTCTATTGCTCCTGTGGAAGACCAAATAAAGGAAATGTGTGAgacaattaataaattgaatgctgagcttttggcaaaggcaaATAAGGAGAAGACACTTGAGGAAAAGATGTTGCAGCTGATGGAGAATCATGACCACCAAAGTCAGGAGATGCGACAACAGATGCAAGAACAAAATGAGCAAATTCGTCAACAAAATGAGCAACTGTAG